Proteins from a single region of Hordeum vulgare subsp. vulgare chromosome 6H, MorexV3_pseudomolecules_assembly, whole genome shotgun sequence:
- the LOC123404685 gene encoding MLO-like protein 1 — protein sequence MAGGEGKAKPLELTPTWIVASICSAIVIISLLFERLLHRLGKRLMRSRKKPLYEALLRVKDELMVLGFISLLLTVFQGAMGRLCVRRSVMGHMLPCKPPAPDGVAETAHFVLGGARRLLAAGAASDDHCLRKGKVPVLSVEAIHQLHIFIFILAVTHFVVSASTIILGIMQTRNWHHWERKIHANSDNAPEMIKHVQEFKFIQDHFKGHKKRWRIFGWMCSFFKQFYGSVTEEDYTTMRLGFVMKHCNPTFNFYNYMIRALEADFKKVVGVSWYLWAMLMIFLLLNVQGWYVYIWISLGPFIMLLLVGSKMEHIITELAYEVAQKHTAIQGDLVVAPSDDFFWFHRPKLVLLLIHIVLFQNAFEIALFFWLLVTYGFKSCIMGNPTYAIARVVISVVSQLICCYITLPLYAIVSHMGSSFKRVMFDENVTEGLLNWAEKAKRRTSVDVGNSGVDEADGVAVQITDAHADSSVK from the exons atggccggcggAGAAGGGAAAGCCAAGCCGCTCGAGTTGACGCCGACATGGATCGTCGCGTCCATCTgctccgccatcgtcatcatctccCTCCTCTTCGAGCGCTTGCTCCACCGCCTAGGCAAG AGACTGATGAGGAGCCGCAAGAAGCCGCTGTACGAGGCCCTCCTCAGGGTGAAGGATGAGCTCATGGTGCTGGGATTCATATCGCTGCTGCTCACCGTGTTCCAGGGGGCCATGGGCAGGCTGTGCGTACGACGGAGCGTCATGGGCCACATGCTGCCCTGCAAGCCACCTGCGCCGGACGGCGTCGCCGAGACCGCGCACTTCGTTCTGGGCGGGGCGAGGCGGCTTCTGGCTGCTGGAGCCGCCTCCGATGATCACTGCCTAAGAAAG GGCAAAGTTCCGGTACTCTCTGTTGAAGCTATTCATCAGTTGCACATATTTATCTTCATCTTGGCGGTCACTCATTTTGTTGTCAGCGCTTCTACAATTATTCTCGGAATCATGCAG ACGAGAAATTGGCATCATTGGGAGAGAAAGATTCATGCAAATAGTGATAATG CTCCTGAAATGATCAAGCATGTTCAAGAGTTCAAGTTTATTCAAGATCATTTTAAAGGTCACAAAAAACGCTGGAGGATATTTGGTTGGATG TGTTCATTCTTCAAACAATTCTATGGATCGGTCACTGAGGAAGACTACACAACAATGCGACTTGGTTTCGTGATG aAACATTGTAACCCAACGTTCAATTTTTACAATTACATGATCAGAGCGTTGGAGGCTGACTTCAAGAAAGTTGTTGGTGTTAG TTGGTACCTCTGGGCAATGCTCATGATATTCTTGTTGTTGAATGTTCAAG GATGGTATGTCTACATTTGGATATCGTTGGGTCCATTCATT ATGCTACTTTTGGTTGGAAGCAAGATGGAGCACATCATTACAGAATTGGCTTACGAGGTTGCACAAAAGCATACGGCAATTCAAGGAGATTTAGTAGTGGCTCCTTCAGATGATTTCTTTTGGTTCCATCGACCAAAATTGGTTCTTTTGTTGATCCACATCGTCCTATTCCAAAACGCATTTGAGATTGCACTATTCTTTTGGCTATTG GTGACATATGGATTTAAATCATGCATCATGGGAAATCCAACATATGCTATAGCTCGAGTTGTCATAAG TGTCGTTAGCCAACTCATTTGCTGTTACATCACCCTACCGCTTTATGCCATCGTCTCTCAT ATGGGGAGTTCTTTCAAAAGAGTTATGTTTGATGAAAATGTGACTGAAGGCCTTCTCAATTGGGCTGAAAAGGCTAAGAGGCGCACAAGCGTAGATGTAGGCAACTCAGGAGTTGATGAGGCAGATGGTGTTGCCGTTCAAATAACAGATGCACATGCGGACTCATCGGTGAAGTAA